The sequence below is a genomic window from Fuerstiella sp..
CGTGATGACCAGAGTCGTCGTCCCCCCCACAACCGCGGCGGGAACGATCCCCCACCATGCCGCAGTGACCCCGGACTCGAATTCTCCAAGTTCGTTGGAAGCGCCAATGAATACGGAGCTCACAGCGCTGACACGCCCGCGGATGGCGTCCGGCGTCTCCAGCTGGATCAGCATATGTCGAATATAAACGCTTACCATGTCACCGGCGCCCATCGTAATCAGAGCCAGCATAGACAACGGAAACGACTTCGACAGACCAAACACCACAATGGAGACACCGAATACCGCAACACCCGCAAACAGCCACCGACCGACATTCCGTACGATGGGACAAAAAACCAGCAGAACGGCCGTCACGCCCGCACCAATCGCCGGAGCCGTCCGCAGCAGTCCCAGTCCTTCGGGGCCGGTTGCCAGAGTGTCACGCGCAAATGCCGGAAGCAGGGCCACGGCCCCGCCAAACAGCACTGCAAACAGGTCCAGTGAAATGGCTCCCAGAATCACGGGCCGTGCACGTACAAACCGCAACCCCGCCAGCAATGCCTGTCGTTTTGCCGGTTCAGTCGACGGTACGACCGCAGGCACACGAACCCGCTGCATCAGCAGTACAGAGGTACAAAGTATGATGCTCACCAGCGAGTAAACAACCTCCGGACCAAACACATAAAGCAGTCCGCCCAGTGCCGGACCGGCAATCGTAGCCACGTGACTCAAAGATGAGTTCAGGGCCACAGCACCTGGAAAAGCAATCCTCGGAACCAGATTGGGCGTGATGGCCTGGGAAGCCGGCATGGCGAAGGCTCGTGCGGAACCAAACAACACAAGTACGGCAAATACGGGCCATACGGCAGTCAACTCCAAAAGCGACCGGGCAAGCAGCAGCAAAGCGCACAGCGTCTCAACACCGAAGCAACGCGACAGGATCAGTTTTCTGTTGACCCGGTCCGCAATCTGACCGGCCGGTAACACAAGCACCACAAAAGGCAGGAACTGAGCAAGTCCGATGAAACCCAGATCCAGCGGGTTACCGGTGGCTTCATAGATCTGCCAGCCGATCGCCACACTCTGCATCTGCACAGCTAACGTGGTCAGGAAGCGAGCTGTCGCATAGTGGCGGAAATTGGTATAGGCAAACGCCGACGCCGAGGTCCCTTCTGCATCACTCACAATGGTCT
It includes:
- a CDS encoding MFS transporter; its protein translation is MSDAEGTSASAFAYTNFRHYATARFLTTLAVQMQSVAIGWQIYEATGNPLDLGFIGLAQFLPFVVLVLPAGQIADRVNRKLILSRCFGVETLCALLLLARSLLELTAVWPVFAVLVLFGSARAFAMPASQAITPNLVPRIAFPGAVALNSSLSHVATIAGPALGGLLYVFGPEVVYSLVSIILCTSVLLMQRVRVPAVVPSTEPAKRQALLAGLRFVRARPVILGAISLDLFAVLFGGAVALLPAFARDTLATGPEGLGLLRTAPAIGAGVTAVLLVFCPIVRNVGRWLFAGVAVFGVSIVVFGLSKSFPLSMLALITMGAGDMVSVYIRHMLIQLETPDAIRGRVSAVSSVFIGASNELGEFESGVTAAWWGIVPAAVVGGTTTLVITILWSRLFPSLWTMTELPGSVQDDHNDPQSE